Part of the Deltaproteobacteria bacterium genome, ATTTCTACTTTTATCGGTATCACCACCGGCTACATCGGTGGAAAATATGATCTGATAGTGCAGCGGCTTGTGGACGCCTGGATGATCTTTCCCGGCCTGGTCGTCCTGATCGTCTTTGTGTCCATTTTCAGTCCGGGGATGTGGCAGATCATCTTCATCCTGGGACTACAATACGGGATTGCCGGTTCGAGGATTATCCGGGGGGCGACCATATCCACCAAGGAAAACATGTACGTCAAGGCCGCCGATTCCATTGGCGCCTCTACCCTGAGATTACTGCTTAAGCATATCCTGCCCAACATTATGGCCCCCATTATCATTCTGTTTACGACCCGCATCGCGGCCGTCATTCTGGCCGAGGCCACTTTGAGCTTTCTCGGCCTGGGTATTCCGCCCCCGGCCCCAAGTTGGGGGGCTATGCTGAGCGGCACCGGACGCAGTTACATGCTTCAGGCCCCGTGGCTGGCTTTTGTGCCCGGCCTTGCCTTGACCATAGTCGTTTATGGGATCAATGTTTTCGGG contains:
- a CDS encoding ABC transporter permease produces the protein MESSAVSVVSGQAVMPKTRGFIANFFVRLFKEKPLGAVGGVIFAILLFTGIFANFLAPKGYNEMDPINRLKTPSREYILGTDHMGRDMLSRIIYGARLSLIIGSTATFFSILISTFIGITTGYIGGKYDLIVQRLVDAWMIFPGLVVLIVFVSIFSPGMWQIIFILGLQYGIAGSRIIRGATISTKENMYVKAADSIGASTLRLLLKHILPNIMAPIIILFTTRIAAVILAEATLSFLGLGIPPPAPSWGAMLSGTGRSYMLQAPWLAFVPGLALTIVVYGINVFGDALRDLLDPRLRGGGGRYSGKKVKKKRVTKEKEA